CGAGATGTCCGACGACACACGGGCCACGATCCTCGGCTGGCACGCGCACCGATCGCAGGAGCCGGACAAAGCCCTCGGCTACCTGCGCGCCGCGGCGCAAGCCGTGCCCCACCAGAGCCGGCGTTGGCACACCCTCGTGTCGCTTGGCATCTTCTACGGCCGGCCCGCCGAAGCGATCGACGACGCGACCCAAGCACTCTCCCACCTCCCCGACGACGCGACGCTCAAAGCCGTCGTCGCCAACGCCGAGCTACTCAACACCGTCGCGGTGGATGTACGTTTTCGGCCCATGGCGGTCTCGCTCATCGACAGCCCGCAGTATCGCGAGCCCGGCATCCAAGCGCTCCGGCTTATCATCGCCGCCTCCAACGCCAACCGCTCCACCAGCGCCGTTGCACGCGACCTTGTGGATCTCGCCAATGACAACCCCGGCTACCTCCCGCTTCAGAACCTGACCGCCGCGTTGCTGGTGAACGTCAACCAGTTCGAGCTCGCCGCAGAGATCGCTTCACGCACCATGGACCGAAACCCGACCGACGGCTTCTCCGCTCGCCTCGCGACCGAGTCGCTCGCGCAGACCGGCGACTGGCGACGCGCACGAAACGCCGCGCAGAGCTGGGGCCGACGCATCCCCAGCGACAAGCCCAAGGCAGACGTGTATGTCTCCATGTGCCAGCGCAACCTCAACCGAGTCAAAGACGCGCTCCTGACACTCGACCCGTACATCGCCCCGGCGCTCGCAAATCCCGAGAGCAGCGCACCGCTGCTGGGCGAGTACGCAACAGCACTCGTACAGGACGGGCAGGTCGATGTCGCCTGGCAGCGCATCCTTGAACCCAACCTCGGCAAGGGGCCGGTCTGGCGTCAGCTCGCGATGGACCTCGCCAGCGGCGCGGTGCCCAGCGCCCGCACCGCGAAAGAGTGGCTCGACGCGGTCGAGGCAGCCATCCCTGAAGATGCGCCGATCGAACGGCTGCTCATTGCCCAGGCCAACTTCCAGGCCGGCGATCGGCTGCGTGAAAACGAACTGATCGAACGCGCCCGTGTGCAGATCGAACAGGCGACCGAGTCCGGCGGTGCACCCGCCGGCGCGTGGTTCCTCCGCGGCCGGATCTCAGACCGCAGCGGCGACCTCCAGAGCGCACAGGCCAGCTACCGCGAAGTACTCCGCCTCCAGCCCAGCGACCCGCTTGCACAAAACAACCTCGCGATGATCCTCGTGGCGCTCGGACGCAACCTCGACGAGGCCGAGCAGCTCGCCCGCGCCGCCAGCGCGAGCAATCCGCAAGACGTAAACTTCCAAGACACCCTCGCCCAGACGCTTAGCCGCAACGGCAAACACGACGAAGCGCTCCGCATCATCGAACTCGTGATCCAGCAGGACCGCCAAAACATCGAGTGGATCCGCACGAAAGCCAACCTGCTCGACGCTGCCGGCCGAAACAGCGAGGCCGAACTCCTCCGCGAGACCTACAACCTCGCGGAGTAGCCAACGCGCTGCCGTTTAGTTAAAAATGTCGTCCAGCACGCTATCGACACCGCGGTCGATCGCGCGGTCGGCCTCACTGTCAGCCCGATTTTCGACACGGTTGCCCGCGCGGTCCGATTTTTCCTCCGCCTTCTGCGACGCGGTCTGGCAGCCGCACAGCGCTAACGTCATCGCGGCGGTGGAGGTAAGAGCAACGGCATGTTTCGTGATGGTCATGGCAAAACCCCTTGGGTGGATGTGGTGAAGACCAACCCCAGTATATCCAAGCTCATGCATCATGCGTAATCAAAAAACAGCCCGCGCGGCGGCGCAGGCTGTCGGGGTAGAGTTGATTTGTCGTGGCCGGGCTCATGCCCTGGGTCAGTTCTTGACCTCGTACTCGGCGTCGATGACGTCGTCGTCGCTCGCACCACCCGACGCTTCGGCCGACGGCTGCTCACCTCCGCCGGCCGCCTCCTGGGCCGCCGCGTTCATCGCCGCGCCAAGCTCTTGGCGGACGTTGTTGAGGTTCTCGAGCGCGGCCTTGATCGCGTCGGCGTCGTCGCCCTTGATCTTGTCTTCGAGGTTGCTCAGCGCCGACTCGATCTTGCCTCGCACGTCCGCATCGACCTTGTCGCCATACTCGTCGACCTGCTTGCGGGTCTGGAACACGATCGCGTCGGCCTGGTTTTTCAGGTCCACGACCTCCCGCTTCTGCTTGTCTTCCTCGGCGTGGGCCTCGGCGTCCTTCTTCATCTGCTCGACCTCGGCGTCGGACAGGCCCGAGCTGCCGGTGATCTCGATCGACTGCTCCTTGTTCGTCGCCTTATCGACGGCCTTCACGTTCAGGATGCCGTTGGCGTCGAGCTCAAACGTCACCTCGATCTGCGGCGTGCCGCGCGGCGCGGGCGGGATGTCCGACAGATCGAACTGCCCCAGCGTGCGGTTGTCCTTCGAGAAGTCGCGCTCGCCCTGCAGGACATGGATCGTCACGCTCGGCTGGTTGTCGCTCGCGGTCGAGAAGGTCTCGCTCTTACTTGTCGGGATCGTCGTGTTCTTCTCGATGAGCTTGGTCATCACGCCGCCCATCGTCTCGATGCCCAGCGACAGCGGGGTCACGTCGAGCAGGAGGACGTCGCTCTTGCCGCCCGAGTCGAACACACCGCCCTGGATCGCCGCGCCCAGCGCGACGACCTCGTCGGGGTTGATCGACTTGTTTGGCGCTTTGCCGAAGAGCTCCTCGGCGATCTGCTGGACCTTGGGGATGCGCGACGAGCCGCCAACCAGGACCACCTCGTCGATGTCGCCTGTCGAGAGCCCCGCGTCCTTGAGCGCGGTCAGGACGGGCTGCTTGATCCGCTCGAAGAGGTCGTCGCAGATCTCCTCGAACTTTGCGCGGGTGACGTTGATCTGGAGGTGCTTGGGGCCTTCGTTGGTGGCCGTGATAAACGGGAGGTTGACCGCCGCGGACTGAGCGGTGGAGAGCTCCATCTTCGCCTTCTCGGCCGCTTCCTTGAGCCGCTGCAACGCCATCGCGTCGCTGCGCAGGTCGATGCCGTCGGTCCGCTTGAACTCGTCGGCCAGGTAGTTGATCAGCGCCTCGTCCCAGTCGTCGCCGCCCAGGTGCCCGTCGCCCGAGGTCGAGAGCACCTCGAACACGGTCGTGCCGTCTGCGTCACCGATGTCGAGCACCGAGACGTCGAACGTCCCGCCGCCCAGGTCGAACACCGCGATCTTTTCTTCCGTCTTCTTGTCGAGCCCGTACGCCAGCGCCGCCGCCGTCGGCTCGTTGATGATGCGCTCGACCTTGAGCCCAGCGATCTCGCCTGCCTCCTTGGTCGCCTGGCGCTGCGAGTCGTTGAAGTACGCCGGCACGGTGATCACGGCCTTTTCGACCTTCTCACCGAGGTAGTCCTCGGCAGTCTTCTTCAGATCAACCAGGATCATCGCCGCGATTTCCTGCGGCGTGTAGCTCTTGTCTTTGGCCTTGACCTTCACGAGTTCGTCGCTGTTGCCGACGACTTCGTAGGGCACCATCTTTTCTTCGCCGGTCACTTCGGAGTGACGCCGGCCCATGAAACGCTTGATCGAAAAGATCGTGCCGGTCGGGTTGGTGACCTGCTGCTGACGCGCGGGCTGGCCGACGAGCCGGTCACCCTTATCGGTGAAAGCAACGATCGACGGGGTCGTCCGGTTGCCCGAGCTGTTGATGAGGACTTTGGGTTGGCCAGCTTCCATGACGGCGACGACGGAGTTGGTCGTGCCCAGGTCGATTCCGATGGTCTTGCTCATATCTGCATCTTCCTTTCGCGTCGCCGAGGTTTTCCGGGCCTTGGCGATGTGGATAACTCAATCTTGCCCACGGTCGGGCGCACGCGGCTAGAAGTGCAATCGCCATGCCAACCAAACTTATCATCGGCACGCCGCTGGGGCACAAACAGGCGGTATGGCCCTGCCACGCGGGTTTTTCGTGCGACGCGGTCTGCCAATCTGGCAATCGCCGACCGCCATGCCCCGATAACCCGGCCCGCCCATCCACTGAATTCCCCTGCTATTTCAGGAAAAACAACAGACCCCGCTTGAAATACTCGGGAAAAACAGCCAAAATCCCTGCGCGTGATCGATCGGAGACCGTAACCACGGAAAATCAATCCACGCTTCGTCAAGGAAATGTCCCCAAACCCCCGCTAAGGAGAGCAACCATGGCCCGTAAGAAAGCCGCCACGAAGAAAGCCGCCCCCGCCATCAAGGTCAAGGCGACCCCCGACAAGGCACCCACCAAGACCGAGATCTACCGCACCATCGCCGAGAAGACCGAACTCTCGCGCAAGCAGGTCGTCGCCGTCTTCGACACCCTCAACGCCATCAACGAATCCAACCTCAAGAAGCACGGCCAGGTCACCGTCCCCGGTGTCTGCAAGCTCGTCGTCAAGAAGAAGCCACGCGTCCCCGCAGGCCCACGCTACAACCCCTTCACTAAAGAAACCAAGCACATGCCGGCCAAGCCCGCGTCCAAGACCGTCCGGGCTCGTCCCGTCAAGGCCGTCAAAGACATGGTCGCCTAAACAAGCTGAACACGTCGTGTTGATCGACAACGCGGCATGAAGCAATCTTCATTCCGACTCGAAACCGTTCACCTTCCCGCTGACGAAGCTCAACCCCCCGGCCTACTCCGAGGCCGGGGGGTTTATTCATGCCCGCTTACAACCTAAACGGCTGCCCACACGAGACCACAGCCGATAATTTTCCCCAAGCGCGAAAACACCTTCGCCCATCAAGCGCCCTCGCGTCTACAATAGTCCACCGATCATGGCTATCCCGCCAACACATCCCCGCCTCGGCCCGACCGCCCGGCTACTCGCCGTGCTCTTGGTCGTGCTGCTCCCCGCGCTGCTCGTCGCGTGCAACAACACGCCCGACCCCGTCGAGCCCGACGCCGGGTTCACCGACCTCGCGCCCGACATCCCGCTGCCCGATCTCGGGCCAAGCCCCAACGATGTCGAACGCCCCAGCCGCATCCACGCCATCGTCCAGCGTATCGATGTCCCCCTCGACCAGTCCACCGACAACGCGTGGGCCGTCACCGACGAGCTCGCCTTCCCCGCCATCACCCGAAGCATCTGGCACGCCAACGGGCTACGCCTCGGCCTGCTCGGCGAAGAAGACGTTGAGGCCTTCGCCCAGCACATGCCCGAAGTCCTCGAACTCTTCGAGACACAGGTCTACACCAGCTCCCACCCCGTCGCCGTCATGCGCACCCCGCGCCTCCGCGATAGCGTCCGCATCCCCGTCGACCTCACCCTCCCCCCCGCGCCGCCCCACAACGAAACCATCCTCGGCGGCGACGACGGCAAGCTCCAACTCCTCGCACGACTCGAAGTCGAGTACGGCAAAACCTACGTCGTCCTCACCCCACACCACGCCCAGCCCAACCCTGGCCGACTCCAGCCCACCGACCTGCTCGAACGCGAGCTCGAAGGACGCATGTACGACGAGCTCGCCATCCGTGTCGAGCTCACCGACGACCGCCTCCTCATCGTCGGGCTCTACTGGCCCTGGCCTATCGGCGAGGAATTCAACGACGCCGACAACGCGCCCCGGCAGCAACGTCCCCGACCTCGAAATCACCTGGCAAACCAACACCCCAAGCCCCGCCCTCGCCGACGACCCCGCCGCCCCCCCATCCCACCTCTGGCTCGGCGTCCCCGACCGGCCCGAAACCCCGCAAGACGAAAACAACAACGCCGGCAACCGCGACGGCAACGACAACGCCGACCGCAACAGCATCGAACAACACGACGACAACACCCACGCAACCAACGACCCCGACACCCCCGGCCAGGACGAACCCGCCTCCATCCGCCGCGCCCGCATCGCCCCTCCCCTGCCCCTCCACTTCGGCCGAGCCCTCCTCACCGGCACCCGCGCGCAAGAAAACCCGTCCAGACTTTCCTCCTCATCTCCATCCCCCCCGCCGAAGAAACCCCCACCGCCCCCTCGATCGAAGACCTCAACGCCCAGCCCGCCCAAGACCCCGCCCCCCCCAACGACCTCGCGTCTTCCCCGGCGAACAGCGACTAAGAACGCCGGTGCCCGGGGGCGAGTCCGTCAACGGCCTGCTATTCGTCTGCAAGTACAATGCGTGCCGCTACTAAGCTTGGCTCCCGATGGCGCCATGTCTTAGTTCTTCTGCTTGAGTACACCAAACGCACCCGCCAACAACACCGGGATGAGCGCAAAGTTGACTGCCATCATTCCTGCAGCATAGTTTTCATACTTGATGCCGATGACTGGGAAGCCCTTAATCTCACGTGAGGCGGGTACCCACTCCGTATCGACAACCAGGTACAGGACGGGAATCTGGACGCGGAGTGCCGAGAAAAAGGCCTGCGAGGTATCCCATTCGCTCCGACTAGGCATGCCTCCATCTTCGAGCCAGGGATTCGATGGGAGATTGTCGATCGTGTAACTGAGACCACTGTCGCCCTGTGCGAGTTGCTGTGCCTGCTCTGATTGCTCAGCCAGCTCAGATTCCTCGGCTGGCTCTGACTGCTCGGCTTCACTCGGGCCCCCTTGCCGAGGTCGGCCCTCTAATGGGATATGCATGGCGTCGTCTTGCCAGTTCAACGCTGTTTTTCCGTCGCGGTAAAACAAAGTACTGGAATGAGGCTCGCCCGTCGTCCCGATGTTGACGAGTGGACGTTCCATCGAGTATGGGTTTAGAAAGACTCCGAAATTGATTAGAAACAAGAGGATAAACAGGTGGAAAGGGCGCGACGGACGCACGCCATACCCCACGAAGAGGTCCAGGCCTTTGCGCCAAACCATTACTAACAAGGGGAGGTGAGACGCATTGGATGGTTTCGACAACTCGATTTTAGTCGGGTCCTGCCCGCCTAAAGGCTGCTCTCGTGTCTCGCGGCGTCGGCGTGAGAGAAAGACTTCATCTGCAAGGATATCGTCGCCTCGGCTTCGCAGCCAGCGTTCAACCGTTAGATAGTTGTCCCGGCTGAAGACGGTCATGTGTTCCAAGAAACGCAGCAACTGCCCGCGGACTTCATACTCTGTCAGGGCATCCCCCCCTTGATTGTTTCTTAGCCGATATCGACCTGCCTGACGAAAATCAAGCGGGACGCCTATGACAAGACTGCGGAATCTATTGAAGAGCCAGGCCTGCGCAGGGTCGATCAGGTACATGGCAAACGACAAAGCGACATAGGCCACCACAAACCAGGCCCAGAAAGATGGGTCACGCGCGAGCAGAACTGTTACCGCGACCCAGCAGAGCCCCGACCACAGAACCTGCCGGAACAAGTCGTTGAAAGAAAATCGCTCCGGCCTGACCCAGCATTGCAGCGCCGCGTAGCCTGTAACAATAAACAGTAATATAACACCAAAAACGGATGATTTTGTAAATGCCGAATGATAGTACTGATAAAAGACGATAGCTATGAATGCTGCGGCAAGTGCTGAGCAAAAGAGTAGTTCTCTAAACTTACGCCCGCTTGATACGACACTCTTAATGTCCATCTTGAGGTCGCGGACGTCGAACTCCTCAAAGCGGAGGCCATGCATCGAGAAGCATGTCTCGACCGCTACATCCACTTTACCGGGGATGATGTTGCCATCCTGGTCATACGTCAGTGGCTGAACCCTTCTTTTTGAATGGGCAGACCCGCATTTCATTTTCCCGGCGATCTGGATACGGCCCACCCTCGCGTGATCCATCAGTACTTCGCTGGGCGTTAAACTCGATGGGCGATTCGCCTGAGGGCCTTTCGTTTTCTGGGGGGCTGGCACCAGGTTGATGTAGACATCGGAGAGTTGGGCTTCGCGGATATCGATGACACCGCCGACCTGGGGGTAGGGGCACTCTTCGGCGTACTCGAAGTGAACACCAGCGGCATCAGCCCCAAAGACCCGCCCGTCCACTTTTGCCGACCGCATGGAGAGATGGCCTGCGATCCGGGTGCCCAAAAAATCGACCTCGCCGCGCACTTCCACATCCTCCGCTATAAAACTGCCATGGAAGCGCGCATCGGCGAGCATGACATGGCCATGGATGCGGGCTAAGCGCAGGTCGATGGCGATAACTATGTCATCCTCATCAACGATCCCCGCGCGGTGTAGTCGGTTGGGTATCCTGTCCGGTTTGGCGTGATACCGCGTCTGGACCGCATGATATCCCCACGACCCGATCTCGTATTCAGCCGGTGTTTGACGACCTGATCCACCCCTCAACCGAAGCTCGATTCTGGAAGCAATGTTTCTGACCCGATGCAGACGATCTTCACACTGGGCGATGCGTTTCGACCGTTTGGCGACTTCAATACGTGTCGCGTCTGCTTGGTTGATTGCCGCCCAAACTCCAGCGAGTTGCTGCTGCCTCTTATGGCCAAAAAAAGAAAGAAGCTGATACCTAAGGAATCCTTTACGCGAAGAAGGGATGCTCGGCCGCAGAATACACAACTGTGTGACATCGTTCTTGACTGCCTGCCGTAGAGCGGCGAGTTCCCCTAGGACTTTTTTTTCTTCATCCACGAGTTTTTTGAATCTGGGCTCAACGGCCCATTGGCGGTCACGCGTATGGTCGACCTGCTCCATCCCACTGGTGGGCCCCAAAGTCGAGCCCCGAAGATCCAGGTCTCCCGAAATCTCGGCGTGGTTCAAGCGTATACCGTCGGCGAAATCGGCGCAATGGATCACAACAGGCCCTTCGACCTCTGCATACTGCATGTCCAGGTAGGCTGCCACGGAGGCACTGCCCGCCCGGGCACGCACGATCGCGATCGGCAGTTCGGTCTCCGGTTTTGGGGCATCTACCGAAGCATCTACATCGGAGAGCCCGTGAGGAGAGAAGAAAACACCTTTCTTGCAGGTGATAAACCGGAGATCGATCTTCCCCTTCGAGAGCGTGCCGCCACTGATCTCGATGCGCCCCCCCGACCTGCCCCCCCTTCATGGTAAGCGAGGCCACAGATGAGTCGCTCGGGGCGTTAAGTAGAGTGCCGTTGCATCGGACATCCTTTTTGATCTTGGCTCTTAGGTTTACTTCTCCATGAAATCGGCAGTGGTTCAGGAACACAAAATCATCAAAAGTCGCTCCAAACAGTGTTGTTACTTGGTTGACACGGAGGTAGTCTGCGTCGAGTTGTCCCGTGATGTGGGCAGAAGCGGCTACCAGGTCTCCGTGGATCTCTGTCGGTGTCCACTTCTCCTCGTTAGGCTGGCTCGGCCTCAGCATGTTCTTTTCGTGGGGATGAAGAGACCACTCGCCATCAACCCTGAGGTACGAGGCCTCCACATCACCATCGATTTTGTTGCTGAGCATCAGCAGGTCCGACCCGATTCGTGCCGAAAACAAGTCGAGTCTGCCATGCACCGTGAGTCTATCGCAGTCAAGAGGCCCTGAAACTTCAATCCGTCTTGCAATGAGATCTGACGGCCCACTGCTCTGGGGCCCTTGGGCCACTGCTTGACCGACCGTACATTTGGTAAGCGCCAATGCTCCGACCACCGTGACACCTTCAAGGCGAATCCCTTGATGGAAACGACATTTGGTAAAAGAGAGCCCATGCTCGAA
The sequence above is a segment of the Phycisphaeraceae bacterium D3-23 genome. Coding sequences within it:
- the dnaK gene encoding molecular chaperone DnaK produces the protein MSKTIGIDLGTTNSVVAVMEAGQPKVLINSSGNRTTPSIVAFTDKGDRLVGQPARQQQVTNPTGTIFSIKRFMGRRHSEVTGEEKMVPYEVVGNSDELVKVKAKDKSYTPQEIAAMILVDLKKTAEDYLGEKVEKAVITVPAYFNDSQRQATKEAGEIAGLKVERIINEPTAAALAYGLDKKTEEKIAVFDLGGGTFDVSVLDIGDADGTTVFEVLSTSGDGHLGGDDWDEALINYLADEFKRTDGIDLRSDAMALQRLKEAAEKAKMELSTAQSAAVNLPFITATNEGPKHLQINVTRAKFEEICDDLFERIKQPVLTALKDAGLSTGDIDEVVLVGGSSRIPKVQQIAEELFGKAPNKSINPDEVVALGAAIQGGVFDSGGKSDVLLLDVTPLSLGIETMGGVMTKLIEKNTTIPTSKSETFSTASDNQPSVTIHVLQGERDFSKDNRTLGQFDLSDIPPAPRGTPQIEVTFELDANGILNVKAVDKATNKEQSIEITGSSGLSDAEVEQMKKDAEAHAEEDKQKREVVDLKNQADAIVFQTRKQVDEYGDKVDADVRGKIESALSNLEDKIKGDDADAIKAALENLNNVRQELGAAMNAAAQEAAGGGEQPSAEASGGASDDDVIDAEYEVKN
- a CDS encoding HU family DNA-binding protein; the protein is MARKKAATKKAAPAIKVKATPDKAPTKTEIYRTIAEKTELSRKQVVAVFDTLNAINESNLKKHGQVTVPGVCKLVVKKKPRVPAGPRYNPFTKETKHMPAKPASKTVRARPVKAVKDMVA